gaTTGCATGAAGGGCAATATCAAATGATGATCAAAATCGGTTCCGTGATGGGTGAAATCGTGTGGAAATCGTTCAAAAGCCATTCGAATGTGAAAATGTTAATACAAGCCCAGGAAACAATGGGAAAGTATTGTGCCTTAACGAAAGGCATCGTTGATTCGTTTATGCAGGCCTATGGCAACAATTTACCTCCGGTACAATCTATGGAGCACGTATTTGTGATATCGGTGCTTGGGGCTATAACGAATTTAGCTGCATTTGCCGAGGGTAGAGCATTTCTGGCTCAGCAAGAAGAGGTGGTGCAGCTCATGCAAAAGATAGTACTGGATCAGGAACGATGGACTTTTCCGCAATTTCGTATCATGAAGCGAATGGTTCTTACCTTCGCGTACAACATGTCGCTGGAGGATCCGGTCGCTTATTTCATGTTGAGCGAGGAAAAGCTTGTCAGTTGCGTTCTACGCTGCTTGAGCCTGAATGATCCTACGGACGTGGTAGCCGTTGCTGTGGCAATTATCTATCGACTACTCAGTACATCCCTTCAGGCAGGGATCCCGTCAGCATTGCCAGAAAAGGTAAGGAGAGTAGGATGTGTCACAGCATCGTTCTACAAATGAGCTATTGGAAGCTTTTTCCTTTCAGATTCCATGGGCAATGATAAAAACTATGAAGAATTCGTCCGACAAACAACTGGGAGAAATAGCTACGAGTTTGTTAAATGTAATGGAGATCTCGGATGCTCCtggattttaatatttcatcaacTCCCAGTCTTtgataattgaatgaaatacaaATAACAGTATATACTTGTAAAACTAGATTGTATAATAATATAGGCCAAACAgcaatatgaaataatttccaaCGTCTTCTTTAAAACGAGTGAAatcgaaaaacaaacgtttgaaTGTGTGAGTGCGATTGGCTGTATAGAATTTTGTTTACAGCGGT
The DNA window shown above is from Anopheles funestus chromosome 3RL, idAnoFuneDA-416_04, whole genome shotgun sequence and carries:
- the LOC125768183 gene encoding uncharacterized protein LOC125768183 isoform X2 is translated as MVMAEMEKDCKQIEIAVQRHRKMLHYVTKKCLPLLESKLKEADDKSMSWKDRALKAEGKIALLERQLEEKTTQANHFKKLHEGQYQMMIKIGSVMGEIVWKSFKSHSNVKMLIQAQETMGKYCALTKGIVDSFMQAYGNNLPPVQSMEHVFVISVLGAITNLAAFAEGRAFLAQQEEVVQLMQKIVLDQERWTFPQFRIMKRMVLTFAYNMSLEDPVAYFMLSEEKLVSCVLRCLSLNDPTDVVAVAVAIIYRLLSTSLQAGIPSALPEKLFPFRFHGQ
- the LOC125768183 gene encoding uncharacterized protein LOC125768183 isoform X1; amino-acid sequence: MVMAEMEKDCKQIEIAVQRHRKMLHYVTKKCLPLLESKLKEADDKSMSWKDRALKAEGKIALLERQLEEKTTQANHFKKLHEGQYQMMIKIGSVMGEIVWKSFKSHSNVKMLIQAQETMGKYCALTKGIVDSFMQAYGNNLPPVQSMEHVFVISVLGAITNLAAFAEGRAFLAQQEEVVQLMQKIVLDQERWTFPQFRIMKRMVLTFAYNMSLEDPVAYFMLSEEKLVSCVLRCLSLNDPTDVVAVAVAIIYRLLSTSLQAGIPSALPEKIPWAMIKTMKNSSDKQLGEIATSLLNVMEISDAPGF